In Fusarium poae strain DAOMC 252244 chromosome Unknown contig_2, whole genome shotgun sequence, a single genomic region encodes these proteins:
- a CDS encoding uncharacterized protein (TransMembrane:1 (o477-496i)) yields the protein MDTDLRRILAAAESTLRDAYKLCSDKSPDRKMTQQRAKRLSNFRSDDSHMSSAKASKFRSFKNESSLTSYFRITKQLLAYYYRVVYHVDGHFTREGESHAVPQDIIETTPLQRQAMEDVIGALRRREKAAKGRGAPSCDKKEGIATRDYDECDAELKHTIRKFYISLICQTVGSRPYRSAILSFCAMLSRTKALTRRVDNEQHKRCTWREPGNFNSNLSALTWTAQLILFDFVCFQKQDDEDGIPDLLDQMCKKHFQQMAETPFGHVLQWRLYLFAASRTSLTKHQARWSLDGETVDYMGTKLHMEQVTQLVESEFRQAHSLLYDKLLFGMRDVAPIEAWRLHDDLDVDDYGASWLTDGRNREILAGTHDALLRQIEERADLRQVFVRLDPDGGVRLCPKAIAIYEAHVQEFLKRMLAPISVPSGPPLRSPELLSITYINTGARRRSVFLWEKMVMIYVRYSKSQEQTGEEKDNIRFLPPAVGNLLLTYLAFVLPLRQAFLRQSKPGALLSPYLWSKLGGEVWRDGMVSSCLRRACMLAEVPQFQVAWWRQVAASITKEKFSAREQANFDMGEIAASEEVEDEADLAYLAGMSNHSFRTFNYSYAGSTTLTVTSSLHRAYRASQSWRSLFRIDQVLQGKRPPAVSDTQAQGLLNACKKFTTFGFFPD from the exons ATGGATACGGACCTCAGGCGTATTCTTGCCGCAGCCGAGAGTACACTCAGAGATGCATATAAGCTATGCAGCGACAAATCACCCGATCGTAAGATGACGCAGCAGCGTGCGAAGAGACTAAGCAATTTCCGCAGCGACGATAGCCATATGAGCAGTGCAAAAGCCAGCAAATTCCGCAGCTTTAAGAACGAGTCATCCCTTACCTCCTATTTCCGGATCACAAAGCAGCTGTTGGCATACTATTACCGGGTGGTATATCATGTGGATGGCCATTTCACAAGAGAGGGTGAAAGCCATGCAGTGCCGCAGGACATAATCGAAACAACCCCTCTGCAACGACAAGCCATGGAGGATGTCATCGGTGCGTTGCGGAGGCGAGAAAAGGCGGCAAAGGGGAGGGGGGCGCCAAGTTGCGATAAGAAGGAAGGTATAGCTACCAGGGACTATGATGAGTGTGACGCCGAGCTGAAGCACACCATCCGCAAATTTTACATCTCGCTCATCTGCCAGACTGTCGGAAGCAGGCCATACCGGTCTGCCATCTTGAGCTTCTGTGCTATGCTCAGCCGGACGAAGGCTCTGACGCGCCGGGTGGATAACGAGCAGCACAAGCGGTGCACATGGCGCGAACCAGGGAACTTCAACAGCAATCTATCGGCACTCACCTGGACTGCCCAGCTCATCCTGTTCGACTTCGTGTGCTTCCAGAAGcaggacgacgaagacggaATCCCCGATCTGCTGGATCAAATGTGCAAGAAGCACTTTCAGCAGATGGCGGAGACACCTTTCGGGCATGTACTGCAATGGAGGCTATATCTCTTTGCGGCCTCCCGCACCAGTCTTACCAAGCaccaagcccgctggtcccTTGATGGGGAAACGGTCGACTATATGGGGACGAAGCTACACATGGAACAAGTGACACAGCTGGTCGAGTCTGAGTTCCGCCAGGCGCACTCGCTTCTGTATGATAAGCTCTTGTTTGGAATGAGGGATGTTGCTCCGATCGAGGCGTGGAGGCTGCACGACGATCTAGATGTAGACGACTACGGCGCTTCGTGGTTGACAGACGGGAGGAATCGAGAGATACTGGCGGGGACGCATGACGCCCTGCTCCGACAGATCGAAGAGAGGGCGGATCTACGGCAGGTATTCGTGCGGCTGGATCCAGACGGTGGGGTTCGCCTCTGCCCCAAGGCGATAGCTATCTATGAGGCGCATGTTCAGGAGTTCCTCAAGAGGATGCTGGCACCCATCTCGGTTCCTTCGGGCCCTCCATTACGCTCCCCAGAACTACTCTCCATCACGTACATCAACACGGGTGCCCGCCGCCGATCGGTATTTCTGTGGGAGAAGATGGTCATGATATATGTGCGATACAGTAAAAGCCAGGAACAGACcggggaggagaaggataaCATCAGGTTCCTACCCCCGGCCGTCGGAAACCTCCTCTTGACATATCTCGCGTTCGTGCTGCCGTTGCGTCAGGCCTTTCTGCGTCAGAGCAAGCCGGGGGCTCTACTTTCGCCATACCTATGGTCAAAGCTTGGTGGCGAGGTCTGGAGGGACGGTATGGTCTCATCCTGCCTCCGGAGGGCATGTATGCTGGCAGAGGTGCCCCAGTTCCAGGTGGCATGGTGGCGCCAAGTTGCTGCTTCTATTACAAAGGAGAAGTTCAGCGCCAGGGAGCAGGCTAATTTCGACATGGGTGAGATCGCGGCATctgaagaagttgaggatgAAGCGGATCTTGCGTACCTTGCCGGGATGAGCAATCATAGTTTCCGGACATTTAACTATAGCTATGCCGGCAGCACGACCTTGACCGTGACAAGCTCACTTCACCGTGCCTACCGAGCGTCTCAAAGCTGGCGGTCTCTGTTTCGGATCGATCAAGTGCTCCAGGGTAAGCGGCCCCCTGCCGTATCGGATACACAAGCGCAAGGGCTACTCAATGCTTGCAAGAAG TTCACCACCTTTGGTTTTTTCCCCGATTAG
- a CDS encoding uncharacterized protein (TransMembrane:5 (o25-51i71-89o109-133i145-165o185-204i)), whose amino-acid sequence MVLHPLFEAVAFFSRAISAKEAPSYTFGVCVVQNLLILLGPTCYSAAIYMLLGRYIKYLDGDSYSLIKPFWLTKIFLFGDITSIVLQVLDGGKIDMGDKDHKLSVTEDAVVAGLIVQLVFFTMFVVITTWFYYKFLKHCKTQPPGWQKFMMVIYASSMLILIRSIFRMAEYIEGPEGELQSKELYIYVLDAIPMAMVTIGFHVFHPSRFMPRLEKTLSTTDI is encoded by the exons ATGGTTCTTCATCCCCTTT TCGAGGCCGTCGCATTCTTTAGTCGAGCAATCAGCGCCAAGGAAGCGCCTAGCTACACTTTTGGCGTCTGTGTTGTTCAGAATTTACTCATCCTACTCGGGCCGACATGCTACTCTGCGGCTATCTACATGCTCCTAGGTCGCTATATAAAGTACCTGGATGGAGACAGCTATTCATTGATCAAGCCATTTTGGCTTACTAAAATCTTCCTATTTGGCGATATTACATCTATTGTACTCCAagtactag ACGGCGGAAAGATTGACATGGGGGATAAAGATCACAAGTTGTCAGTAACAGAAGACGCTGTTGTCGCTGGCCTCATAGTTCAGCTTGTGTTTTTCACCATGTTCGTGGTGATAACAACATGGTTTTATTACAAATTTCTCAAGCATTGCAAAACACAACCGCCTGGCTGGCAGAAGTTCATGATGGTCATTTATGCCAGCAGCATGCTAATACTAATTCGATCCATCTTTCGCATGGCAGAATACATCGAGGGGCCTGAGGGAGAACTGCAATCCAAAGAACTCTATATCTACGTTTTGGATGCCATTCCCATGGCTATGGTTACTATCGGATTTCATGTCTTTCATCCTTCTAGATTTATGCCGCGCCTCGAGAAGACCTTGAGTACAACTGATA TTTAA